The Peribacillus sp. FSL P2-0133 genome has a segment encoding these proteins:
- a CDS encoding LCP family protein, with product MSTTRRVYKIKKTKKKRRKRLWLLLVPLLVLGLGASTYAATLYMKAQNVFSDSYDPVEASAKRDAAIDPLKDNFSILFIGIDDSKDRDLKGNSRSDALMLATFNKDQKSIKLLSIPRDSYVYVPAKGVTTKINAAHAAGGPKATMDTVEELFDIPVDYYVSMNFNAFIDVVDSLDGIEVDVPYEINEIDSHDKKNAIHLEEGLQTVNGEEALAFARTRKKDSDIQRGERQQEVLKAIIAKATSAGSLTKYTDVMEAVGDNMTTNLQFSQMKGFIKYVTTDKGLNLETIKLEGQDSTINGTYYYQLNDTSVANTKLLLQSHLNLGPNEGNQTEAAQSQSQTQE from the coding sequence ATGTCTACTACTAGGCGTGTTTATAAAATTAAAAAAACAAAGAAAAAAAGGCGAAAGAGGCTTTGGTTATTGCTTGTTCCCCTGCTGGTACTTGGTCTGGGGGCTTCTACGTATGCTGCAACCCTGTATATGAAAGCCCAGAATGTATTCAGTGATTCTTATGACCCTGTGGAAGCATCAGCAAAGCGAGATGCAGCGATCGACCCTCTCAAAGATAATTTCTCGATCCTTTTCATAGGTATCGATGATAGTAAGGACCGTGACTTAAAAGGAAATTCCCGTTCGGATGCTTTAATGCTGGCCACGTTCAATAAAGATCAAAAATCTATAAAACTATTAAGCATTCCACGTGATTCCTATGTGTACGTGCCAGCCAAAGGCGTAACCACGAAAATCAACGCGGCCCACGCAGCCGGCGGACCAAAAGCGACGATGGACACCGTAGAGGAATTATTCGATATCCCTGTCGATTATTATGTTAGCATGAACTTTAATGCTTTCATCGATGTCGTAGATTCATTGGATGGTATCGAAGTCGACGTCCCTTATGAAATAAATGAAATCGATTCACATGACAAGAAGAATGCCATCCATCTCGAAGAAGGATTACAGACCGTTAATGGTGAAGAAGCATTAGCGTTTGCACGGACACGTAAAAAGGACAGTGACATCCAACGCGGTGAGCGTCAGCAGGAAGTCCTAAAAGCCATCATTGCCAAAGCAACATCTGCCGGATCACTGACGAAATATACAGACGTAATGGAAGCTGTCGGTGACAATATGACAACGAACCTTCAATTCTCACAAATGAAAGGTTTCATAAAATATGTAACTACCGATAAAGGACTCAATCTTGAAACCATCAAACTTGAAGGTCAGGATTCTACCATTAACGGAACCTATTATTATCAGCTGAACGATACATCAGTGGCGAACACTAAGCTGTTGCTTCAATCCCACTTGAACCTGGGACCGAATGAAGGCAATCAAACCGAAGCCGCTCAATCACAATCACAAACACAAGAATAA
- a CDS encoding MraY family glycosyltransferase → MLIGALVVAFLLSIFLTPFVGKLAFKLGATDKPNERKVHSKIMPRMGGLAIFLSFFITFITFLLFMNDFRERLPLLVGALVIILIGMADDIFELKAAPKFLGQVLAALIIVLWGGLEVKFINLPFFIDTVEFGVLSIPITILWIVGIINAINLIDGLDGLAGGVSTIALVTIATMALIKGDLFVAMVALIVIGSTLGFLKYNFHPAKIFMGDTGALFLGYIIAVLSLQGFKNVTMISLIVPIIILGVPISDTFFAIIRRVVNKQPISAADKSHLHHCLINLGFTHKQTVLLIYALAACFGLAAIIFQFATVWGALILVTGLLLIIEIFVEKIGLVNSNYQPLLKMLNFKNKP, encoded by the coding sequence ATGTTAATAGGGGCCTTGGTGGTAGCCTTTTTATTATCCATTTTTTTGACTCCTTTTGTCGGAAAGCTGGCCTTTAAGTTAGGAGCTACCGATAAACCGAATGAGCGAAAAGTGCATAGTAAAATTATGCCGCGTATGGGCGGTTTAGCTATATTTTTAAGTTTTTTCATTACTTTCATTACCTTCTTACTTTTCATGAATGACTTTCGGGAGCGGTTGCCCCTTCTGGTGGGAGCCCTTGTCATCATTTTGATCGGGATGGCTGATGATATTTTTGAATTAAAAGCTGCACCCAAATTCCTGGGCCAGGTTTTGGCGGCCCTCATTATCGTATTATGGGGCGGTCTTGAAGTGAAATTCATCAATTTGCCGTTCTTTATCGATACAGTTGAATTTGGTGTTTTAAGTATACCGATCACAATTTTGTGGATTGTCGGCATCATTAATGCAATCAACCTAATAGATGGACTGGATGGTCTCGCAGGCGGTGTCTCAACGATCGCATTAGTGACAATTGCAACTATGGCCCTTATTAAAGGGGACCTATTTGTTGCTATGGTAGCATTGATCGTGATTGGAAGCACTCTTGGCTTTTTGAAATATAACTTTCATCCGGCAAAGATTTTCATGGGAGATACAGGCGCATTATTCTTAGGTTACATCATTGCCGTTCTGTCCCTGCAAGGGTTTAAAAACGTTACGATGATTTCATTGATCGTACCGATCATCATCTTGGGTGTTCCCATTTCGGATACATTTTTCGCGATTATCCGCAGGGTCGTCAATAAACAGCCGATCTCGGCTGCTGATAAATCCCATTTACATCACTGTTTGATAAACTTGGGATTCACTCATAAGCAGACTGTCTTGCTCATTTACGCTTTAGCTGCTTGCTTTGGCTTAGCGGCAATAATCTTTCAATTTGCAACGGTGTGGGGAGCTTTGATCCTTGTAACGGGACTCCTACTGATCATAGAAATTTTTGTGGAGAAAATTGGTTTGGTCAATTCAAACTACCAGCCGTTGCTGAAGATGCTCAACTTTAAAAACAAGCCATGA
- a CDS encoding glycosyltransferase family 4 protein codes for MRILHLNAGNETGGGMFHIMSLLNQLNKEECLLGVFEDGELYRRAMSSGIQTELFKQHSKYDLSILKPLRDFIRLNNIDIIHTHGPRANIYGAFIKRLIKCPWLLTVHSSPHHDFLGQGVKGKLFTGLHVRSFKYADHILAVSDRFKQDLIDQGIHSTKITKILNGIDFEKVLPFPFQREDFGFGKDDFIVIMPARLESVKGHEFALAALSEVVSEFPHVRLLLAGDGSRKSALEEMVSEKGLSDHVHFLGYREDLERIYPLGDITLLTSLSESFPLVLLEGARSGLPAITSDVGGVQELIPDRSKGWITDIGNVEQLKLAICNALELKKSGDLTKIGSDLQKFAKNNFSIEILANNVYNVYLRMKN; via the coding sequence ATGAGGATCTTGCACTTAAACGCTGGGAATGAAACTGGCGGCGGAATGTTTCATATTATGTCCTTACTGAACCAATTGAATAAAGAGGAGTGTTTGCTTGGTGTATTTGAAGATGGTGAACTATACCGGCGGGCCATGTCTTCCGGGATACAAACCGAACTTTTCAAGCAACATTCCAAATATGACCTTTCAATTTTGAAACCTTTACGGGACTTTATCCGTCTAAATAATATAGACATCATCCATACACATGGTCCGCGGGCGAATATATATGGTGCCTTTATAAAGCGCCTCATTAAATGCCCTTGGCTTCTTACTGTTCACAGTTCACCCCATCATGACTTTTTGGGGCAGGGTGTAAAGGGAAAATTGTTTACGGGCCTTCATGTAAGGTCATTTAAATATGCCGATCATATACTGGCAGTTTCTGACCGCTTTAAGCAGGACTTGATTGACCAAGGAATCCATTCGACAAAAATAACAAAGATCCTAAACGGAATTGACTTTGAAAAGGTATTGCCTTTCCCGTTTCAAAGAGAAGATTTCGGGTTTGGAAAGGATGATTTCATCGTCATCATGCCTGCAAGGCTTGAATCGGTGAAAGGTCATGAATTTGCTTTAGCGGCATTAAGTGAAGTGGTATCGGAATTCCCGCATGTAAGGCTGTTGCTTGCAGGGGACGGGAGCAGGAAATCCGCTCTGGAAGAGATGGTCTCGGAAAAGGGATTATCCGATCATGTGCACTTTTTAGGGTATCGTGAAGATTTAGAACGAATCTACCCGTTAGGGGACATCACATTATTGACTTCATTAAGCGAAAGTTTTCCGCTGGTTTTACTTGAAGGAGCAAGATCGGGTCTTCCGGCAATCACAAGTGATGTCGGAGGTGTACAGGAATTGATTCCCGATCGGAGCAAGGGCTGGATTACGGATATCGGCAATGTCGAACAGCTGAAATTGGCCATCTGCAATGCTTTAGAATTAAAAAAATCCGGGGACCTGACAAAGATAGGGTCGGATTTACAAAAATTTGCAAAAAACAACTTTTCTATAGAGATTTTAGCCAATAACGTATATAATGTTTATTTGAGGATGAAAAATTAA
- a CDS encoding WecB/TagA/CpsF family glycosyltransferase: MTEKFVEILSIPFIDSNMDEFMNGMIYPRLMNQEKTFIVTANPEIVEYANEHQDYKDIIISADYITPDGVGIIMASKWLNQPLQERITGFDLMNELFRVADEKALKVYLLGAEESVIEAAALKVKESYPGLELVGYNHGYIDIKDDALPKSIAELEPDIILTALGFPRQEKWVSKHYGLFNKGLFMGVGGSFDVLAGKVNRAPVFWQKMRLEWLYRLIQQPSRWKRMLALPRFVLKVKRLRKTVQRS; encoded by the coding sequence ATGACAGAAAAGTTTGTTGAGATACTATCCATACCATTCATTGATAGCAATATGGATGAATTCATGAATGGAATGATCTATCCAAGATTGATGAATCAGGAAAAAACGTTTATCGTTACGGCAAATCCGGAAATAGTTGAGTATGCAAATGAACATCAGGATTATAAAGACATCATTATATCGGCTGATTACATCACTCCGGATGGCGTTGGTATTATTATGGCCTCTAAATGGCTAAATCAACCTTTACAAGAGCGGATTACTGGATTCGACTTGATGAATGAATTATTTCGGGTCGCTGATGAAAAAGCGCTGAAGGTATACCTGCTTGGAGCGGAGGAAAGCGTGATTGAAGCAGCGGCCCTGAAAGTAAAAGAATCATACCCGGGTCTCGAGTTGGTGGGATACAACCATGGTTACATTGATATAAAGGATGATGCCCTGCCTAAGTCGATAGCGGAACTTGAACCTGACATCATTTTGACTGCATTAGGGTTCCCTAGGCAGGAAAAATGGGTTTCCAAGCACTATGGGCTATTCAATAAGGGGTTATTCATGGGAGTTGGGGGAAGCTTTGATGTCCTTGCGGGAAAGGTGAACCGTGCCCCGGTTTTCTGGCAAAAGATGCGTCTTGAATGGTTGTACCGACTGATCCAGCAACCTTCGCGGTGGAAACGGATGCTTGCGCTGCCAAGATTCGTTTTAAAGGTTAAGCGGTTAAGGAAAACGGTGCAGCGTTCCTGA
- a CDS encoding O-antigen ligase family protein translates to MKFIEKQSLPILFLCLLVPSAVPHPIAGYMATALMLIFIGINKKNLLLILFIYFPARPLLMELNSGLTYTGDLIILTLFITLLIERFKKNEWQFSKYHFTAPFWLFCLIGAGAALITGVGILPILFELRALLITFLLLYIIGELNLERKDIFRFLKVILIFTILLCLHGMVEKIFSRTVLLPHAWEMWNLSPTNRMRIYGAPANPNVFALFLSIQLFLSFFLFQSLKKYKWIVFLAAILLSGTLLLTYSRGTMIAFGFSALVFMIWTRNKLFLKYAVGAFCLGLLLIYYPVLFASSKVEVSASIPMENVVIGSTPSPEHEHALSNRFSEMFSDKTLHQSTEWGRLYVLIKGIEIFTDHPIIGTGLATFGDSATLSYSSPIYQEYQIGERMYTDNQYIQILVQTGVLGFLAVLAFIFFTCRKILKSGNGTLAAFTICLMLAALLAGLFYNILEDKTFTLIFYSCLGICLQKDIILKD, encoded by the coding sequence TTGAAGTTTATAGAAAAGCAATCGTTACCCATTCTATTTCTGTGCCTGCTCGTCCCATCGGCAGTGCCTCACCCTATCGCCGGTTACATGGCAACGGCGCTGATGCTCATTTTTATCGGTATAAATAAAAAAAACCTGTTATTAATTCTATTCATTTATTTCCCTGCCCGTCCCTTATTGATGGAACTGAATAGCGGCTTAACCTATACAGGTGACCTGATCATCCTCACCTTATTCATTACTTTGCTTATTGAAAGATTCAAAAAGAACGAATGGCAATTTTCGAAATATCATTTTACTGCGCCATTTTGGTTGTTTTGTTTAATTGGTGCCGGGGCTGCACTCATAACCGGAGTGGGAATCCTCCCCATCCTATTTGAACTCCGTGCATTGCTTATTACATTCTTGCTTCTTTACATTATCGGTGAATTAAATCTAGAAAGAAAGGATATCTTTCGCTTTTTAAAGGTAATCCTAATATTTACAATCTTACTTTGCCTGCATGGCATGGTGGAGAAAATCTTTTCACGTACGGTCCTGCTTCCCCATGCATGGGAAATGTGGAATCTTTCTCCAACAAACCGGATGAGGATTTATGGAGCACCTGCCAATCCTAATGTATTTGCCTTATTCTTAAGCATCCAGTTATTCCTTAGTTTCTTTCTATTTCAGTCGCTGAAAAAATATAAATGGATCGTCTTCCTGGCAGCCATCCTGCTTTCCGGAACGTTACTGCTTACCTATTCACGGGGCACGATGATTGCATTCGGGTTCTCGGCGCTTGTCTTTATGATATGGACTAGAAATAAACTATTTCTCAAATATGCTGTAGGAGCATTTTGTCTCGGCCTGCTTCTTATTTATTACCCAGTTTTATTTGCATCAAGTAAAGTGGAGGTATCCGCATCGATTCCCATGGAAAATGTGGTAATTGGCAGCACCCCTTCTCCTGAACACGAACATGCCCTCTCCAATCGTTTTTCAGAAATGTTCTCTGATAAAACTCTGCACCAAAGTACGGAATGGGGCCGGTTATATGTCCTAATCAAAGGAATTGAAATTTTCACAGATCACCCGATAATCGGTACCGGGCTAGCAACCTTCGGAGATTCTGCCACACTTTCCTATTCCTCACCAATCTATCAGGAATACCAAATTGGTGAAAGGATGTATACCGATAATCAATATATCCAGATTCTGGTCCAAACTGGTGTACTGGGATTTCTTGCAGTTCTTGCATTCATCTTTTTCACCTGCCGTAAAATCCTAAAATCGGGAAATGGCACTTTAGCGGCGTTCACCATCTGCCTGATGTTGGCCGCATTATTAGCAGGACTTTTCTACAATATTCTCGAAGATAAAACGTTTACGCTGATATTTTATAGTTGTTTGGGAATCTGTTTACAGAAGGACATCATTTTAAAGGATTGA
- the murJ gene encoding murein biosynthesis integral membrane protein MurJ, giving the protein MPTLSHVIKSVGLVTIIAAIGKVLGFGRESIIAAYFGASSMADVFFVASLIPTILFTALGSGLQAGVIPIYLEKKADNPLKADEFISVLGSFFMLVAGVLTIACMIFIKPLVMLTAPGFSDSELALTESLTRIMLPSLLFFTLSYMATGVLNANKRFILPALTSTAQNTVIIAATVLFAAPFGIEGLAWGFVFGAASQFLIQYPSLKKYGIRPIVAFLPHKRQIVQTLYTFYPIIIAALAIQLNSVVDRIIATSLETGSVSALNYANRLLWLPLSIVLTPLITVLYPSIVERALIGYQSFLNLTLKGLKSLLFLAIPFMVVMLISGNSLITLAFQRGAFDASATEVTYRAFIFYSACLPFFALRDYLMNAFYALKKMKVAMYSCLIAVLLNVLLSWVLSRYLGVGGIALASGISMLLQSLYLFGYLWLKTERTDKAAFRDVFQESSKLAIIGIIIYGLALWIHPLTMTLPIIMELVIISLLVFGLYLALSILFKVSSLQAMKRIRSSK; this is encoded by the coding sequence ATGCCTACTCTTTCACATGTCATTAAATCGGTCGGGCTCGTCACCATTATTGCAGCCATTGGAAAAGTCCTCGGATTCGGGCGGGAATCGATCATAGCCGCCTATTTCGGGGCATCATCAATGGCAGATGTTTTTTTCGTGGCAAGCCTCATACCAACCATTCTTTTTACGGCTCTCGGCAGCGGTCTTCAGGCCGGCGTTATTCCTATTTACTTGGAAAAGAAAGCGGACAATCCGTTGAAAGCTGATGAATTCATCAGTGTTTTAGGCTCTTTCTTTATGCTGGTAGCCGGAGTCCTGACCATTGCCTGCATGATTTTCATAAAGCCGCTCGTCATGTTGACAGCCCCGGGTTTCTCTGATTCCGAGCTTGCCCTGACGGAGTCACTGACCCGGATCATGCTGCCAAGTTTACTATTTTTCACGCTTTCATACATGGCGACGGGGGTCCTGAATGCGAATAAGCGTTTTATTCTGCCGGCACTCACTTCAACTGCACAAAACACGGTCATTATTGCAGCCACTGTATTGTTCGCTGCTCCGTTTGGGATTGAAGGATTGGCTTGGGGGTTTGTATTCGGTGCAGCAAGCCAGTTCCTTATTCAATACCCATCATTGAAGAAATACGGAATCCGGCCCATAGTCGCTTTCCTGCCTCATAAAAGGCAGATCGTTCAAACACTGTACACCTTTTATCCAATCATCATCGCCGCTTTGGCGATCCAGTTGAATAGTGTCGTCGATCGGATTATCGCGACTTCGCTCGAAACAGGGAGCGTATCTGCACTGAACTATGCAAATCGCCTGCTGTGGCTGCCATTAAGCATTGTCCTCACGCCGCTGATTACCGTATTGTACCCTTCAATCGTCGAGCGCGCACTTATAGGCTATCAATCTTTCCTTAATTTGACCTTAAAGGGATTGAAATCGCTATTATTTTTAGCTATTCCGTTCATGGTCGTCATGTTAATCAGCGGAAACAGCTTAATCACTCTGGCTTTCCAACGCGGGGCCTTCGATGCTTCAGCAACAGAGGTGACTTATAGGGCATTCATCTTTTATTCCGCTTGCCTCCCGTTCTTTGCACTGCGGGATTATCTGATGAACGCCTTCTACGCCTTGAAGAAAATGAAAGTGGCCATGTATTCCTGCCTGATTGCCGTATTACTTAACGTCCTGCTCAGCTGGGTCCTATCACGTTATCTCGGCGTCGGCGGAATCGCTTTAGCATCGGGCATTTCCATGCTCCTGCAATCTCTATACCTTTTCGGCTACCTATGGCTAAAGACAGAAAGAACGGACAAGGCAGCTTTCAGGGATGTTTTTCAGGAAAGCAGCAAGCTTGCCATCATCGGAATCATCATTTACGGACTCGCTCTCTGGATCCATCCGCTTACCATGACGTTGCCCATCATCATGGAATTAGTGATCATCTCGCTGCTGGTATTCGGATTATATCTCGCATTATCCATTCTTTTTAAAGTAAGCAGCCTGCAAGCGATGAAAAGGATCAGATCATCAAAGTAA
- a CDS encoding glycosyltransferase family 4 protein produces the protein MNILITTIFNYPHEGGLSSHITTLKKGLMSRGHNVDILSFSQLPPFKRKMLAQAPGFLLNKVKQGSGQLFNDRQRQRLLASSIKALKKNYDVINAQDIFATLASIESGIPTVQTVHGYYSFEAVSRGALLPDSEEDLIIRELERKAYQSAAKVVTVDQRIKDYINHLAHIEADTIKNFIDVSAFKPEMAKREHTRRDFQIPLHKKMLFVPRRMTEKNGVIYPLLALPEVLENHHETVLVYAGTGEQRSRLEETAARLQISDSVLFLGSVPFEKMHNLYEASDIVLIPSVHSHGVEEATSISALEAMSCRSPVIASAIGGLKEILIDGEDGLLVEEKNKEALAQAISILLKDTAYATKLAAKARYKMESEYSHLSAAERFKKAYDEVLN, from the coding sequence ATGAACATTTTAATCACGACGATTTTCAACTACCCTCATGAAGGAGGGCTATCGAGCCATATCACTACGTTAAAAAAGGGTTTAATGTCGCGGGGCCATAATGTGGACATATTATCTTTCTCTCAATTACCCCCTTTCAAGAGGAAGATGCTCGCCCAGGCTCCAGGTTTTTTATTAAATAAAGTAAAACAGGGGAGCGGCCAGCTTTTCAATGACCGGCAACGCCAAAGATTATTGGCTTCATCTATTAAAGCCTTGAAAAAGAACTATGATGTCATAAATGCTCAAGACATTTTCGCAACGCTCGCCTCCATCGAATCCGGGATACCAACGGTGCAAACCGTCCATGGGTATTATTCATTCGAGGCAGTCAGCAGGGGCGCCCTTCTCCCGGATAGTGAAGAAGATTTGATCATTCGGGAGCTGGAAAGAAAAGCTTATCAGTCAGCTGCAAAAGTGGTGACGGTCGATCAAAGGATCAAAGACTATATAAATCATTTGGCACATATAGAGGCGGATACGATAAAGAACTTCATTGACGTGTCTGCTTTCAAACCGGAAATGGCAAAGCGGGAGCATACTCGCCGGGACTTTCAAATACCCCTGCATAAAAAGATGCTTTTCGTTCCGAGAAGAATGACGGAAAAGAACGGTGTCATCTACCCGCTCCTTGCTCTGCCGGAGGTGCTGGAAAATCATCATGAAACGGTATTGGTCTATGCAGGTACAGGAGAACAGCGAAGCCGGCTTGAGGAAACGGCAGCCAGGCTCCAAATATCTGATTCCGTCCTTTTCTTGGGTTCAGTGCCGTTCGAGAAAATGCATAATCTCTATGAAGCATCGGACATCGTACTCATCCCAAGCGTTCATTCCCACGGGGTGGAAGAAGCGACTTCCATTTCTGCATTAGAAGCGATGAGTTGCCGCTCACCCGTCATTGCAAGCGCAATTGGCGGTTTAAAGGAGATTCTCATTGATGGTGAAGATGGTTTGTTAGTGGAGGAAAAAAATAAAGAAGCACTTGCACAAGCCATCTCCATTCTGCTTAAAGACACTGCTTATGCAACAAAGTTAGCTGCGAAAGCAAGATATAAAATGGAAAGCGAATACTCCCACCTTTCAGCTGCCGAGCGGTTTAAGAAAGCTTATGATGAAGTACTGAACTAA
- the tagH gene encoding teichoic acids export ABC transporter ATP-binding subunit TagH has product MEKSVIVKDITKKYKLYNKNSEKLLDLLLPKSYGEEYFALRNVSFEAEKGDVIGFVGVNGSGKSTLSNIIAGIIPPTDGNVQTNGKTALIAVASGLNNQLTGRENIELKMLMLGFDKNQIKELEPEIIEFSELGKFIDQPVKSYSSGMKSRLGFSISVHIDPDILIIDEALSVGDKNFAEKCLEKMNEFKEKGKTMFFVSHSIGQMKKFCQKALWLEYGELKAYGAMNEVMPQYEAFLKEYNAMSKQEQKKYREEQMKRRSSALV; this is encoded by the coding sequence TTGGAAAAATCGGTAATAGTCAAAGATATAACGAAAAAATATAAATTATATAATAAAAACTCGGAAAAATTATTGGATCTCCTTTTGCCCAAAAGCTATGGAGAAGAGTATTTTGCTCTGAGAAATGTAAGTTTTGAAGCTGAAAAAGGCGATGTAATAGGATTTGTCGGGGTCAACGGATCAGGGAAATCCACATTGTCCAATATTATTGCAGGTATTATCCCGCCCACGGACGGAAATGTCCAAACCAACGGGAAAACGGCTTTGATTGCCGTTGCATCGGGCCTGAATAATCAGTTGACGGGCAGAGAAAACATCGAACTGAAAATGCTGATGCTCGGATTCGACAAAAATCAGATCAAAGAACTTGAGCCTGAGATCATCGAGTTTTCAGAGCTTGGCAAGTTCATTGACCAACCGGTGAAATCCTACTCAAGCGGCATGAAGTCCAGGCTTGGTTTTTCCATTTCCGTGCATATTGATCCAGATATCCTGATTATTGATGAAGCCTTATCAGTCGGGGATAAAAACTTTGCTGAAAAGTGTTTGGAGAAAATGAACGAATTTAAGGAAAAAGGCAAAACGATGTTCTTTGTCAGCCATTCAATCGGTCAGATGAAGAAATTTTGCCAAAAGGCTTTATGGCTTGAATATGGAGAGTTAAAGGCATACGGTGCCATGAACGAAGTAATGCCGCAATATGAAGCATTCTTAAAAGAATATAACGCCATGTCTAAACAAGAACAGAAAAAATACCGTGAAGAACAAATGAAAAGGCGTAGTTCCGCACTGGTATGA
- a CDS encoding ABC transporter permease, whose translation MSSALTVLKEQINSFYLVRRLSVYEVKSANSNNYLGILWEIINPMIQIAIYWFVFGFIILNRGENFLPWLMAGIVVWFFVNPSITQTSKSVFSRLNMVSKMSFPMSVIPSYVIFAKLYQHLMLLGVIIILLGFTGYLPTVYILQLPYYIVATVLLLFSFGLISSTLSTIIRDVHNIIVSLMKVLFYLTPILWVLDAKDHPVLVNIMKLNPLYYIVDGYRASLLGESWYLIEHWEYTLYFWAVVIILFLIGSSLHVRFRDRFVDFK comes from the coding sequence ATGAGTTCAGCTTTGACCGTTTTAAAAGAACAAATCAATAGTTTTTATTTGGTAAGGCGTTTATCTGTTTATGAAGTGAAAAGTGCCAACAGCAATAACTACCTGGGAATCCTATGGGAAATCATCAATCCGATGATACAGATTGCGATTTATTGGTTTGTATTCGGCTTTATAATCTTAAATCGGGGTGAAAATTTTCTTCCATGGCTAATGGCAGGGATCGTTGTCTGGTTTTTTGTGAACCCTTCAATAACCCAAACGTCCAAATCCGTCTTTTCCCGACTGAATATGGTATCCAAGATGAGCTTTCCGATGAGTGTCATCCCTTCGTATGTCATCTTTGCCAAGTTGTATCAGCATTTAATGCTGCTGGGAGTCATCATCATCCTATTAGGTTTTACTGGATACCTCCCAACAGTCTATATCTTGCAACTGCCGTATTATATTGTTGCAACGGTCTTGCTGTTATTTTCGTTTGGGTTAATCTCTTCAACATTATCAACCATTATTCGTGACGTTCATAATATAATCGTGTCCTTAATGAAAGTCTTGTTTTATTTAACACCAATCCTTTGGGTATTGGATGCTAAGGACCATCCTGTTCTAGTCAATATCATGAAGCTGAATCCACTATATTATATTGTGGATGGGTATCGAGCTTCATTGTTGGGGGAATCATGGTATCTAATAGAGCATTGGGAATATACGCTTTATTTCTGGGCAGTCGTTATCATCTTGTTTTTGATAGGTTCCTCGCTGCATGTCAGGTTTAGAGATCGCTTTGTTGACTTTAAGTAA